A window of Streptomyces profundus genomic DNA:
GATTGGAGCCGCGCATCATAAGGTGCGGGGACGTGGTTTAACGGTGAACGCGGTATCCGTGGACAGCGAAGGCAGTCGGAGGAGGAATTGTGGCAACGCCCTCAGGCGGACCATACGGTGACGAGTACCCAGGGCAGCCGCACGACGGCGGGCGCTCGGGGCGCTTCAACTTCCCCTCCGCGCCCAGCGGCGGACAGCGAGGGCCGGTGCCGGGGCAGCAGCCGCCGCGCGCCGACCAGCGTCCCTCCTCCGGGCGACCGCAGACGCCGCACCACGAGGCGCGGCCCGGTACCCCGTCAGGGGCCGCCCATCCGACGGGATCCGGCGCCAGGCGAAGGCCGGAGGCCGCGGCCTCGGGCGACGACTGGTCGGCGTCGCAGTCCTCAGGCCGTCGGCGCCCGCAGGACGGTGAGGCACCACAGCCGCTGGTGCGCCCGTACGCGATGACCGGTGGCCGCACCAGGCCGCGTTACCAGCTGGCGATCGAGGCGCTGGTGAGCACCACCGCCGATCCGATGCGGCTGCAAGGGCAGCTGCCCGAGCACCAACGGATCTGCCAGCTGTGCTACGAGGTGAAGTCGGTGGCCGAGGTCTCCGCGCTGCTCGCCATCCCGCTCGGAGTCGCCCGGATTCTGGTGGCCGACCTGGCCGAGGCCGGGCTTGTCGCCATCCATCAGCCGGGCCATGACGGGGAGCCCGGCGGTCAGCCAGATGTGACACTGCTCGAAAGGGTGCTCAGTGGACTTCGCAAGCTCTAACGAGGCGGGTCTTTCCGCGCCGTCCCGTTCGACCACGTCCGCGAAGATCGTGATCGCGGGCGGGTTCGGCGTGGGCAAGACCACGTTCGTGGGCGCGGTTTCGGAGATCAACCCGCTGCGGACCGAGGCGGTGATGACTTCGGCGTCGGCGGGGATCGACGATCTGACGCACACGGGGAACAAGACCACGACCACGGTCGCGATGGACTTCGGTCGTATCACGCTGGACCAGGATCTGATCCTGTACCTGTTCGGTACGCCGGGGCAGGACCGCTTCTGGTTCATGTGGGACGACCTGGTGCGGGGTGCGATCGGGGCGATCGTGCTGGTGGACACGCGGCGGCTGGCGGACTGCTTCCCGGCCGTGGACTACTTCGAGAACAGCGGCCTGCCGTTCGTGATCGCGCTCAACGGCTTCGACGGCCACCAGCCCTATTCGCCGGAGGAGGTCCGCGAGGCCCTCCAGATCGGCCCCGACGCCCCGATCATCACCACCGACGCCCGCCACCGCGCCGAGGCCAAGAGCGGCCTGATCACGCTGGTCGAGCACGCGCTGATGGCGCGCCTGCGCTGATCTCCCGGCCGCCTCCCGGACGCGCGGTTCGGGAGGCAGCGTCCCTCGCCGCCTCCGGGGTGTCCTAGGCTTGGGCCCGCAGTAGTTCGGGCTCAGCTAGGGGTCCGCGGTCCGCCCGCGGGCCAGTGAGGGACGACCCGCCGTGCGCATCGCCAGATTCTCCATCGACGGCACCGTCGGATTCGGTGTGGTGGAGGGGGAGCCAACCGACGAGGGTGGCCTCCAGCTCGACATCATCAAGGGCCACCCGTTCGCCGACTTCGAACGCTCAGGGCACCGTGTGCCGCTGGACAAGGTCAGGCTGCTTCCGCCGGTGCTGCCCAGCAAGGTCGTGGCCATCGGCCGCAACTACGCCGAGCACGCGCGGGAGCTGGGGAACGAGGTCCCCGAGGTGCCCGTCACTTTCTTCAAGCCCTCCACCTCGGTGATCGGCTCGGGTGACGAGATCGGCTACCCCTCGATCTCCTCGGATGTGCACCACGAGGCCGAGCTGGCGGTGGTCATCGGGCGGCTGTGCCGCGACGTCCCCAGGGAGCGCGCGCACGAGGTGATCCTCGGCTACACCTGCGCCAACGACCTCACCGCGCGCGATCTCCAGCAGCGGGAGAGCCAGTGGGCCAGGGCCAAGGGCTTCGACAACTCCTGCCCGCTCGGCCCCTGGATCGAGACCGAACTCGACCCGAAGGACCTGGCCATCATGTGCACGGTCAACGGCGAACAGCGACAGTTGGGGCGCACCAGCGAGATGGTGCGCTCGGTGGAGGATCTGATTGTGCACATCACGGAGTCGATGACCCTGCTCCCGCAGGACGTCATTCTCACCGGAACCCCGGCCGGCGTCGGTCCGGTGCGGGTGGGCGACACGGTCGCCGTCAGCATCGAGGGCATCGGCACGCTGACCAACAAGGTGGTGCGCCGTGACTGACGTACGCGTCCGCTTCTGCCCCTCGCCGACCGGCAACCCGCATGTGGGGCTGGTCCGCACGGCCCTCTTCAACTGGGCCTTCGCCCGCCACAACGGCGGTGCCCTGGTGCTGCGGATCGAGGACACCGACGCCGCCAGGGACTCCGAGGAGTCCTATCTGGCGCTGCTGGACTCGCTGCGCTGGCTCGGTCTCGACTGGGACGAGGGCCCCGAGGTGGGCGGCCCGCACGGGCCCTACCGGCAGTCCGAGCGGATGGACCGCTACGCCGAGGTGGTCGAGCGGCTGCTGGCCGCCGGGCACGCCTACCACTGCTACTGCACCCCCGAGGAGTTGACCACCCGGCGCGAGGCCGCCAGGGCGGCGGGCCGCGCCTCGGGCTACGACGGCGCCTGCCGGTCGCTGAGCGAGGAGCGGGTGGCCGCCTACCGGGCCCAGGGGCGCGAGCCCATCGTCCGCTTCCGGATGCCGGACACCCCCATCACGTTCACCGACCTGGTCCGGGGCGAGCTGACGTTCGCCCCGGAGAACGTCACCGACTACGGGATCGTCCGGGCCAACGGCGCGCCGCTCTACACCCTGGTGAACCCGGTGGACGACGCGTTGATGGAGATCACCCATGTGCTGCGCGGCGAGGACCTGCTGTCCTCCACGCCCCGGCAGATCGCGCTCTACCACGCGCTGGCGGAGATCGGCGTGGGCAACGGGCGGGTGCCCGAGTTCGGGCATCTGCCGTATGTGATGGGTGAGGGCAACAAGAAGCTCTCCAAGCGCGATCCGCAGTCCTCGCTCAACCTCTACCGGGACCGTGGCTTCCTGCCCGAGGGCCTGCTCAACTACCTGGCGCTGCTGGGCTGGTCGCTCGCCGAGGACCGGGACGTCTTCGGGCTCGACGAGCTGGTCGCCGCCTTCGAGATCGGCGCGGTGAACGCCAACCCGGCCCGCTTCGACCTGAAGAAGGCCGAGGCCATCAACGCCACCCACATCAGGGAGCGGCTGTCGACCGCCGAGTTCGTCCAGGCGTGCGAGCCCTGGCTGCGGGCGCCGCACGCGCCCTGGAAGCCTGAGGACTTCGATCCGGTGGCCTTCGAGTCCCTGGCGGCGCTGGCCCAGACCCGGGTCACGGTGCTCTCCGACATCGCCGACAACGTGGACTTCCTGTTCCTGCCTGAGCCGGTCTTCGACGAGGCGTCCTGGGCCAAGGCCATGAAGCCGGGCGCGGGGGAGGTGCTGGGCACCATCAGGGAGCGGCTGGCCGGCCTGCCCGACTGGGCCGCCGAGCCGCTCAAGGAGGCCGTCCTGGCCGCGGGCGCCGAGCACGGCCTGAAGCTCGGCAAGGCCCAGGCCCCGCTGCGGGTGTCGGTCACGGGGCGGACGGTGGGCCTGCCGCTCTTCGAGTCGCTTGAGGCCCTGGGACGGGAGCGGACGCTGTCCCGGGTGGACGCCGCGCTGGCCACACTGGCCGGGCGGGCGGACTAGCCGGCGGGGGGACGGTCCCGGACGCCATCTCGTTTTGGTGCACCGTCCCCCATCGGGTAGTGTTCTTTCTGCCGCTGAGGGGCTCAACACCCGGAAATCAGCGGCCAACCAAGCAAAACCTCCTTCGGGAGGTTGCGGTTTGGTGGGCTATGGTGTAATTGGCAGCACGACTGATTCTGGTTCAGTTAGTCTAGGTTCGAGTCCTGGTAGCCCAGCACGATCTTGTATTCAGCGGTTCGCAAGATCACGCCCCCGTTGTGTAGCGGCCTAGCACGCTGCCCTCTCAAGGCAGTAGCGCCGGTTCGAATCCGGTCGGGGGTACGGATCCTCAGGGATCTGCGTGGGCCCCCGTTGTGTAGCGGCCTAGCACGCCGCCCTCTCAAGGCGGTAGCGCCGGTTCGAATCCGGTCGGGGGTACATGATCGAGCAAGCGGCTCGCGTCCCAAGTGACGCGGGCCGCTTGCTCGTTGTGGCGCGGCGTGACGGACGCCGCCGCGCCGGCGCTCAGGCGTCCGGCGCGGCATCGGCGGGGCCGCCGGCGAACCGCCGGGTGGCCTGCTCGGCCTGGGCCAGCCGCCGCAGGCTGAGCAGCACCGGCTCGTAGAGCACGGTGAGCGCGACCACCGCCTCAAGGCGCGTGGTCGGCTCGTGGAAGGTGTCGATCAGCGCCACCTCGTGTTCGGCGAGCCGCTCGGCCAACTCGGCGTAGGGCAGCAACGCCGCGTCGTCGCAGGGGAAGCCGAGCCGCTCCAGGGCGCTGAGCGCGGAGACCAGCGTCTGATGGGCCGGGTTCTCGGGGACGACCCGCCAGCCGAGCCGCCGCTGCACCTCGCGCGCGCTCTCCTCCGCGGTCCTGGCGGCGCCGTCGTCCCCGGCGGGCGGCAGCGGCTGCGGCAGCCCGGCGACCGCCTTCCCCATCTGGGAGATCTCGTCGAGATCGGGGTCGTTCAGCGCCGACAGGACCTCGCGCGCGCCGGCCACCGACATCCGGCCCACCTGGATCAGGGCGCGCACCAGGGCGAGGCGCCGCAGATGCTCCTCGTCGTACTCGGCCTGCGTGCTGCTGATCCGCCGCCCCGGGGGGAGCAGGCCCTCGCGCAGATAGAACTTGATCGTCGGCACGGACACGCCGCCGCGCGCGCTCAGTTCGGACAGCCTCATCGGCCTGGGCCCCCTTGCGTCCACCGCCGGATAGTGCCACTATCTAAGCATGGATAGCGGCACTATCCGACGGGCGTCGGGGCTGTGGCCGCGTGAGTGGCAGGGGAGCGGGATGGCGGATCAGATCATCAAGGAGCGCATGACGGCCAAGGCCGAGGGGGAGCTGGTGGTGTTCCTCGTCGGCATGCGGATCAACAGCTTCTGGCGCCCGCGCTCGTGGCTGCCGGTGTTCCGCGCGATGCCGCGGATGCTGCGCGAGCTGTCCCGCGAGAAGGAGCGCGGCATGCTCGGCTATCGGCTGGTCTTCGGGTCGCCGAGGGAGATCACCGTGCTGCAGTACTGGTCGTCCCTGGAGTGCTTGACCGCGTACGCCTCGGACACCGAGGGGGAGCACCGCCCGGCCTGGGGTCAGCTGAACCGCCGGCTGCGCGCCGGGGCGCGGGTCGGCTTCTGGCACGAGACGTTCGTGGTTCCCGCGGGCGCCGCCGAGTCGTTCTATGTCAACCTCCCGCCGAGCGGCCTGGGCGCGGCCACCGGGCTGGAGCCGATAGCCGCGCGAGGCGAGCGGCTGGCCAACCGGCTGGGGCATCAGGTGCGCGGGGAGGGCGTCGCGCCCGCCCGGGGCTGACTTCGCGCCCGGAGCCTTCTCCTCAGGGGCCCGGGCCCGGCCTCAGAGGGTGGTGCCGCGCCTGAGGGCCTCGGTGAGCCGCCCGGCGGCCTCCAGGAGCGCCTGGGCGTGCATCCGGCCGGGGTGGCGGCTGAGCCGCTCGATCGGCCCCGAGACGGAGACGGCGGCCACCACGCGGTTGGACGGGCCGCGCACGGGGGCGGAGACGGAGGCGACGCCCGGCTCGCGTTCGCCGATGGACTGGGCCCAGCCGCGCCGCCGCACCCCGGAGAGCGCCGTGGCGGTGAAGCGTGCCCCCTGAAGCCCGTGGTGGAGCCGCTCGGGCTCCTCCCAGGCCAGCAGGATCTGGGCCGCCGAGCCGGCCTTCATCGGCAGTGTGGAGCCCACGGGCACGGTGTCCCGCAGCCCGGAGAGGCGCTCGGCCGCGGCCACGCAGATCCGCCGATCGCCCTGGCGCCGATAGAGCTGCGCGCTCTCGCCCGTGATATCGCGCAGATGTGTCAACACCGGCCCGGCCGTGGCCAACAGCCGGTCCTCGCCGGCCGCAGCCGCCAGCTCGGCGAGCCTGGGCCCGAGCACGAAGCGGCCCTGCATGTCCCGCGCCAGCAGGCGGTGGTATTCGAGGGCCACCGCCATCCGATGGGCCGTGGGCCGCGCGAGCCCGGTCGCCGCGACCAGGCCCGCCAGGGTGGCCGGGCCCGACTCCAGGGCACCCAGAACCAGGGCCGCCTTGTCGAGTACACCCACCCCACTGGAGTCGCCACTAGAGTTGTCCATGAAACGATACTCGCGTCTCACACTGTGAAACGCAAGTTCATATCCCCGAAGAAAGCGCCACCCTTGGTGAGGTGCGCCGCGGCATCTCGCGGACCATGGCCGCCTCGCG
This region includes:
- a CDS encoding DUF742 domain-containing protein, translated to MATPSGGPYGDEYPGQPHDGGRSGRFNFPSAPSGGQRGPVPGQQPPRADQRPSSGRPQTPHHEARPGTPSGAAHPTGSGARRRPEAAASGDDWSASQSSGRRRPQDGEAPQPLVRPYAMTGGRTRPRYQLAIEALVSTTADPMRLQGQLPEHQRICQLCYEVKSVAEVSALLAIPLGVARILVADLAEAGLVAIHQPGHDGEPGGQPDVTLLERVLSGLRKL
- a CDS encoding GTP-binding protein, with the translated sequence MDFASSNEAGLSAPSRSTTSAKIVIAGGFGVGKTTFVGAVSEINPLRTEAVMTSASAGIDDLTHTGNKTTTTVAMDFGRITLDQDLILYLFGTPGQDRFWFMWDDLVRGAIGAIVLVDTRRLADCFPAVDYFENSGLPFVIALNGFDGHQPYSPEEVREALQIGPDAPIITTDARHRAEAKSGLITLVEHALMARLR
- a CDS encoding fumarylacetoacetate hydrolase family protein; this encodes MRIARFSIDGTVGFGVVEGEPTDEGGLQLDIIKGHPFADFERSGHRVPLDKVRLLPPVLPSKVVAIGRNYAEHARELGNEVPEVPVTFFKPSTSVIGSGDEIGYPSISSDVHHEAELAVVIGRLCRDVPRERAHEVILGYTCANDLTARDLQQRESQWARAKGFDNSCPLGPWIETELDPKDLAIMCTVNGEQRQLGRTSEMVRSVEDLIVHITESMTLLPQDVILTGTPAGVGPVRVGDTVAVSIEGIGTLTNKVVRRD
- a CDS encoding MerR family transcriptional regulator; this translates as MRLSELSARGGVSVPTIKFYLREGLLPPGRRISSTQAEYDEEHLRRLALVRALIQVGRMSVAGAREVLSALNDPDLDEISQMGKAVAGLPQPLPPAGDDGAARTAEESAREVQRRLGWRVVPENPAHQTLVSALSALERLGFPCDDAALLPYAELAERLAEHEVALIDTFHEPTTRLEAVVALTVLYEPVLLSLRRLAQAEQATRRFAGGPADAAPDA
- the gltX gene encoding glutamate--tRNA ligase; protein product: MTDVRVRFCPSPTGNPHVGLVRTALFNWAFARHNGGALVLRIEDTDAARDSEESYLALLDSLRWLGLDWDEGPEVGGPHGPYRQSERMDRYAEVVERLLAAGHAYHCYCTPEELTTRREAARAAGRASGYDGACRSLSEERVAAYRAQGREPIVRFRMPDTPITFTDLVRGELTFAPENVTDYGIVRANGAPLYTLVNPVDDALMEITHVLRGEDLLSSTPRQIALYHALAEIGVGNGRVPEFGHLPYVMGEGNKKLSKRDPQSSLNLYRDRGFLPEGLLNYLALLGWSLAEDRDVFGLDELVAAFEIGAVNANPARFDLKKAEAINATHIRERLSTAEFVQACEPWLRAPHAPWKPEDFDPVAFESLAALAQTRVTVLSDIADNVDFLFLPEPVFDEASWAKAMKPGAGEVLGTIRERLAGLPDWAAEPLKEAVLAAGAEHGLKLGKAQAPLRVSVTGRTVGLPLFESLEALGRERTLSRVDAALATLAGRAD
- a CDS encoding DUF4188 domain-containing protein yields the protein MADQIIKERMTAKAEGELVVFLVGMRINSFWRPRSWLPVFRAMPRMLRELSREKERGMLGYRLVFGSPREITVLQYWSSLECLTAYASDTEGEHRPAWGQLNRRLRAGARVGFWHETFVVPAGAAESFYVNLPPSGLGAATGLEPIAARGERLANRLGHQVRGEGVAPARG
- a CDS encoding IclR family transcriptional regulator — encoded protein: MDNSSGDSSGVGVLDKAALVLGALESGPATLAGLVAATGLARPTAHRMAVALEYHRLLARDMQGRFVLGPRLAELAAAAGEDRLLATAGPVLTHLRDITGESAQLYRRQGDRRICVAAAERLSGLRDTVPVGSTLPMKAGSAAQILLAWEEPERLHHGLQGARFTATALSGVRRRGWAQSIGEREPGVASVSAPVRGPSNRVVAAVSVSGPIERLSRHPGRMHAQALLEAAGRLTEALRRGTTL